From Camelus dromedarius isolate mCamDro1 chromosome 12, mCamDro1.pat, whole genome shotgun sequence, the proteins below share one genomic window:
- the SYT8 gene encoding synaptotagmin-8 produces MGHPPDPYSVPAPVGTSAGPGLISDLITRIPWSRWALVAAAVLAGVLVSFLLCAFCCCRRRGRCRGRHRKKPRDKKAVGLGRACGTTTTHLVQPDVDNVESGPGGPQQWGRLQLSLEYDFGSQEIKVGLRQAADLRPGGPRATADPYARVSLSPPSGRSHETKVHRSTLCPVFDETCCFHVPPDELPQTALRVQVLDGRSLSQHQPLAELSLPLGAVDLQHVLELWLQLGPPGAAEPEQVGELCFSLRYVPGSGRLTVVVLEARGLSPGLAEPYVKVQLLLKQRKWKKRKTSARKGTAAPYFNEAFTFPVPFSQIQSVDLVLAVWARGPQFRAEPVGKVVLGARASGQPLQHWADMLAHARRPVGQWHRLQLAREVDRALALQPRWRLPLPGS; encoded by the exons ATGGGGCACCCCCCAGACCCCTACAGTGTCCCGGCCCCAGTGGGCACCTCGGCTGGCCCTGGACTCATTTCAGACCTCATCACCAGGATCCCTT GGTCCCGCTGGGCACTCGTTGCCGCCGCCGTCCTGGCTGGCGTcctggtttctttcctcctctgtgccttctgctgctgccgccgccgcggccgctgCCGCGGCCGCCACAGGAAGAAGCCCAGAGACAAGAAGGCCGTGGGTCTGGGCAGGGCCTGtggcaccaccaccacccacctg GTTCAGCCAGATGTGGACAACGTGGAGTCCGGCCCTGGAGGACCCCAGCAGTGGGGGCGCCTGCAGCTCTCTCTGGAATACGACTTTGGAAGCCAGGAG ATCAAGGTGGGCCTCAGGCAAGCGGCTGACCTGAGACCTGGAGGCCCGCGGGCCACGGCGGACCCCTACGCCCGCGTCAGCCTCTCTCCCCCGTCCGGGCGCAGCCATGAGACGAAGGTGCACCGCAGCACACTCTGCCCGGTGTTTGACGAGACCTGCTGCTTCCAC GTCCCGCCGGATGAGCTGCCCCAGACTGCCCTGCGGGTGCAGGTGCTGGACGGCAGGAGCCTCTCCCAGCACCAGCCGCTGGCCGAGCTCAGCCTGCCGCTGGGCGCCGTGGACCTGCAGCACGTCCTGGAGCTCTGGCTCCAGCTGGGCCCGCCCGGCGCTGCTGAG CCTGAGCAGGTGGGGGAGCTGTGCTTCTCGCTCCGGTATGTGCCCGGCTCGGGCCGGCTGACCGTGGTCGTGCTGGAGGCCCGAGGCCTGAGCCCAGGGCTGGCAG AGCCCTACGTGAAGGTCCAGCTCCTGCTGAAGCAGAGGaagtggaagaagaggaagacatCAGCCAGGAAGGGCACGGCCGCCCCTTACTTCAATGAAGCCTTCACCTTCCCCGTGCCCTTCAGCCAGATCCAG agCGTGGACCTGGTGCTGGCCGTCTGGGCCCGGGGCCCGCAGTTCCGGGCTGAGCCCGTGGGCAAGGTTGTGCTCGGTGCCCGGGCCTCTGGTCAGCCCCTGCAGCACTGGGCGGACATGTTGGCCCACGCCCGGCGGCCCGTCGGGCAGTGGCACCGCCTGCAGCTGGCCAGGGAGGTGGACCGGGCCTTGGCCTTGCAGCCCCGCTGGCGCCTGCCCTTGCCTGGCTCCTGA